The following are from one region of the Endozoicomonas sp. 4G genome:
- a CDS encoding phage tail assembly chaperone, with protein sequence MRLTIVKDDNLVIIDKRAIRFDLSPFKLPDNFHALQWYGKELPPAKPSYTHVMNTETLSGTFKPGEIEFNDGTNNKLITDVDEFQPIIDEYMRLAKIEDNPSEPTESDKYNNLKAQRNSYLSQTDWLIMRHTEQSFHYEIKPTLSEIEFLDLLVWRQQLRDLPEFYKTSDTWQWPDQPGFMRSLPLFNYP encoded by the coding sequence ATGCGCCTAACCATCGTAAAAGACGACAACCTGGTCATTATTGATAAACGAGCAATCCGCTTCGATCTGTCGCCCTTTAAGCTACCTGATAATTTTCATGCGTTGCAATGGTATGGAAAAGAACTGCCCCCCGCAAAACCAAGTTATACGCATGTAATGAATACCGAAACCCTATCAGGAACATTTAAACCTGGTGAAATAGAATTCAATGACGGAACAAATAATAAATTGATTACTGATGTTGATGAGTTCCAGCCCATCATCGACGAATACATGCGCCTGGCCAAAATCGAAGACAACCCATCCGAACCCACAGAATCCGATAAATACAACAACCTGAAAGCCCAAAGAAACAGCTATTTAAGCCAAACCGACTGGCTAATCATGCGCCACACCGAACAATCATTCCACTACGAAATCAAACCCACACTCTCAGAAATTGAATTCCTTGACCTACTCGTGTGGCGACAACAACTAAGAGATCTACCCGAATTTTATAAAACCAGCGACACCTGGCAATGGCCCGACCAGCCAGGTTTCATGCGATCACTGCCGTTGTTCAATTACCCCTGA
- a CDS encoding tail fiber protein, with translation MPFKISNLENIGLPLIITDAGREAAIAADDAGLKLNLIEIAIGDGLWQPEGDATSLQNEIKRIDNLGGSDLSDDVIHLTVTDDSTDEYQLGEFGLYSDNGVLCAIYSQQKEYISEKIAESILMISADMKLDTVPPGSVTITGNNFQYPPATPDSLGVIKDAPDDDAPYIRQSMKWLPLAPFVFTTGMTMPWPCLIEKIPAGWMHINGQILNIDDQPALFEMMGNVWGGDGVSTFALPPADIFLLMAGSVFSIGDIGGAPTATSSENGSHSHSVTIDSAGDHSHSVTVDSAGDHSHTVTVNATTLTTDQMTSHQHYTGETHQTGGDLTGGLLYQSMIAVGDQQHEVTDRLNEATGGSGSHSHTASTGSTGSHSHNADTDNTGSHTHNTSTASTGSHTHTVDTVPPYAAMAYIIKL, from the coding sequence ATGCCCTTCAAAATCTCAAATTTGGAAAACATAGGCCTACCCCTAATCATCACCGACGCAGGCCGTGAAGCCGCCATTGCCGCCGACGACGCCGGTCTGAAACTAAACCTGATAGAAATCGCCATTGGCGATGGCCTATGGCAACCCGAGGGTGATGCAACATCACTACAGAACGAAATAAAACGGATAGATAACCTCGGCGGAAGCGACTTGTCCGACGACGTCATTCATTTAACTGTCACCGATGACAGCACAGACGAATACCAACTGGGTGAGTTTGGACTCTATTCAGACAACGGTGTACTGTGCGCAATCTACAGCCAACAAAAGGAGTACATCAGCGAAAAAATAGCCGAATCCATATTAATGATTTCGGCGGATATGAAACTGGATACCGTACCGCCCGGATCCGTCACTATTACCGGAAACAACTTCCAATATCCCCCAGCCACACCGGATTCCCTGGGTGTCATCAAAGATGCGCCGGACGATGACGCGCCTTACATCAGGCAATCAATGAAATGGCTGCCATTAGCGCCTTTCGTATTCACAACAGGCATGACCATGCCTTGGCCTTGTTTAATAGAAAAAATCCCTGCTGGATGGATGCACATCAACGGCCAGATCCTGAATATTGACGATCAACCGGCTTTGTTCGAAATGATGGGGAATGTCTGGGGCGGCGATGGAGTCAGCACGTTTGCGTTGCCGCCTGCTGATATTTTCCTGCTGATGGCTGGGTCAGTTTTTTCAATAGGTGACATCGGTGGGGCACCGACCGCAACCAGCAGTGAGAATGGCAGTCATAGTCACAGTGTTACGATTGATTCAGCCGGGGATCACAGCCATTCGGTAACCGTGGATTCAGCAGGCGATCACAGCCATACGGTGACGGTGAACGCTACAACATTAACAACAGACCAGATGACTAGCCATCAACATTATACGGGTGAAACACATCAAACAGGGGGAGATCTGACCGGCGGCTTGTTATATCAATCTATGATTGCTGTCGGTGACCAACAGCATGAAGTCACCGACAGGTTGAATGAGGCAACAGGAGGCTCAGGCTCCCACAGCCACACAGCCAGCACCGGCAGCACCGGCAGCCACAGCCACAACGCAGATACTGACAACACCGGCAGCCACACCCACAACACCAGCACCGCCAGCACCGGCAGCCACACCCACACCGTCGACACCGTTCCACCCTACGCCGCCATGGCCTACATCATCAAACTATGA